The genomic region TTGGTTTGACTGCTCATTCATTTGTCAAGATTTGGCAATATAACACTTAAGCCCCCACCCCCCGCCAGAGGTGTGAATACATACTGAATGGGCTCATTCCGTGTGCATATCCACCCCTCTGGCGGAGGCTAAAGTGGTATTTTGTCCaagattttattatgtttagtctaaacttcgattattgacgattttaacagtgtaagaatcagtttccaatattatatctctactgtacagcatatataaaacaaataatgtcttgctttaacaaagttgactcaatgaaacaaataatatgatcttAACATAATAGATCTATAACAGTGTTCTATAATGTATGTTCATCAGAGATCAGGCAAGATGTGCATCAGCAGATACACATGAACACCCACGTTGCAACAGTAACAAGAAAGAGCCTCAGActaagtatgtatatatgtatgtatataactatTCGTGGACcttgtttcatttatataagctaaaaattcaactttaaactatataatgacaatgtcatattctttaaattgatataatttGCTAATAATGAAACGGACATACTGAACCCATAGAATCAgatcattgtttaacaataaccatAAGTAATTAGCTGATggctatcaataatcaaaatcattcagaACAATGCTTATCTTTTTTGTAATACGTTAATAGAttaaatcaagaaaaacaaaaatatttaaacatatacaggTTACTGACCGAGATGCAGATGGTGTACTATGCCAAACAGAACAGCTTGGCAGACAAACACGAAAAGTTCTACGAAAGAATCACAGTACAGACTGATATTCtcattttaaaaaaatccaaaaataaGTGAGTACAAATGAGGTTATTACCTTAACACtgtttcaaacatattatataggcatttaaataatatattttgttcactttttgaatGATGTTCCAATGCTTTTAAacccacataaacaaacaaggaaCCAAACTATCAGTGTATGACTCCGAGAAATACGagcacaaatataatgaaaaaaaaatatatttactctGTTAATTTCCTAAGTAAAGTAATTTGCGACAATGGTATCTCTAACTCTTCTTCCATCCGATACAGCCTGAAACATATCTCCCTTGGCAACCTCTTCTAAAGGTTCCGGATCCACTGTTGGTTCCCCCACATCAACCGCAGATTATGAAGAACAGCACAGGCAATGATGATGCGGCTGACCTTGGCAGGCTTCATTCTAATCTGTTATAAACAGAAATTGGAggaataacattgaaaaataatgttacatctaaagtcattgttaaaaatgttgtcaaatttgtccccaatgCTTGATGCAGAGTAAATAGTAACAATTACTTTTTTTCTCGAGTGTAACAATTTACTAATATCTTATGTATTTCTTATGAGCTCTAACagatacacaaaaacatatctaaacatgttttaattgttttagctgGCATTCAGTAATGCATCAGTACTTTACAGTAATACGAGAAAGTTGTGTATAATGCTgttacattgacttgttcaaTATGTCAAAATCAGTAACATTTATTCATATTGTAAGGAAAGTTTCCTTACTTGACATTTGTATCATTCCCGGAAACAGGTGACAttgtgaaaatgtaaacattataaacattcataacacatcgaCAGAAAATACCTGCATAGCCTACGGAGGAAGCCAGCTGAATCCACCAGAAATCACCATTGCTTATCCTTAATGTAGCAAATATTGCTATTTGTTAGTCTGTCACTGTCTTTTGTCAAACACTAAACTCCGCGTTCGTTATTCTGGTACCCTGCTTCTTTTACTGCGGAAAAAGAAGGTCAGGTAAACTTCAAACATGGCGTCTGCCTGTGGATTATCAAATGTgagcaaattttacaaaataaacgaTCATGTTCGggttattgtttaaataaatcagGAATAAACCAATATATACGTTATCTGCATTTATTGTGAATGTTTTATCAAATTGATAGAGAAATCACGCTTTGAGTAATGACCATAAATTCGGACGTTCACGTTTACGTTGCGATTTCGGACATTTTCTAAATGATGACTTGtaaatcgtaacatccttacaggattattgcactaaatggtgcaggaagaaAATGCTGAAAAACAGCTTTtctactaatcagatattagataattacatcattttgactggtcttgacttttgtgcagcacttacttttcttctggataacttgtttgttgaatttaatggtataatatttaaccctttgcatgctgggaaatgtgtggtctgcttaaatgttgtctgctgaatttcttcatttttttaaagaatactatcagaatagcaaacagtttggatcctgatgagacgccacgttctgtggcgtctcatctggatccaaactgtttgcaaaggcctttaaaattcggttccagcactgaaagggttaaacaaattattggcgttcctatgggtactaattgtgcgccacttaaagctgacctttttagctcatctattttttgaaaaaaaatgatgagctattgtcatcaccttggcgtcggcgtcggcgtccggttaagttttgcgtttaggtccacttttctcagaaagtatcaatgctattgcattcaaacttggtacacttacttactatcatgaggggactgggcaggcaaagttagataactctggcgtgcattttgactgaattatgtgccctttttatactttgaaaattttggttaagttttgcgtttaggtccacttttttcagaaagtatcaatgctattgcattcaaacttggtacacttacttactatcatgaggggactgggcaggcaaagttagatagctctggcgtgcattttgacagaattatgtgccctttttatacttagaaaattgaaaattttggttaagttttgtgtttaggtccattttattccttaagtatcaaagctattgctttcatacttgcaacacttactaactatcgtaaggggactgtgcaggcaaagttatgtaactctgactggcatttggacggaattatgggacctttatacttagaaaattgaaagtttggttaagttttgtgttttggtccactttacccctaaagtatcatagatattgctttcatacttggaacactcgcaaactatcataagggtacagtaaaaggacaagttgcataactctgcatgtcatttttacggaattatggcccttttttgacttagtaactttgaatatatggttaaattttgtgtttctatccactttacttcttaagtatcaaggctattgctttcaaacttcaaatactttcatgctatcatgaggttactgtacctggcaagttgaattttaccttgacctttgaatgaccttgattctcaaggtcaaattattaaatttcgcttaaaattgccataaattctttatttatgattagatttgattgatactctgacaaaactactcttacctgacataccacaatagactccacccaaaccatcgcccgtgcccccccccccccaaccccccccccctattttttttttcttttttttttaagatcatctcacaaatgaccaccacaccctcacactataccccccccccccaccccaccccctctccaatttttttttaacggtaaaaaacaaaactttttattttgattattttatgtttgaaataccgtccaaccatcgcacccaagaatcccccccacccctgatttttttttcctttttttcgcatttttggaagataatgtaataaatgtccacacccccacacaatgcaccgctcttcactccacccctccctcctttgtgattgaaaatgagagtcccttcacctttaaaaagaaaatagatgagcggtctgcacccgcaaggcggtgctcgttttatattgttatgaaagcgaatttatgttagaattatctaaaactaagcaagtagatctgattcattgttttaaccttattattaataataatttgatcaaaactagtttatacgacaaataggacgactttaactttgaaattgaataatgtttctttaaaatggcatttaaataatggaatttcccatccatcattttatggagatgttttgaagcgtgtccgcaaattaaaatatgttaaaccaaatgttctcattaaacttttcattttaattaacttgtttttatcaaaaggatacgatgcttatgtacttaaaaacacgtgcttgatggttttcgattcactatatcttctCTTACAATTTGGAATCATGAGTGATATTACaggcatttttcactattgaacaaaattgtgtctttgtgtcgtatgcacaaatctgcatgaaaactacatttcattatttttctctttctggaattgttttagtatgttgatgctgcattaacaaatataattgtatatgaattaaaaacactaaaaataaatggttgcgatagacacctataacctgttagatgcccataatatcactttcacaTTGCTCcggttaatgtattattaaacaACAAGGTGAGCAAGATTTATCCACACTGGTTTTTGCAGAGTCAACTTTGATTGTTGAGGAATTATGGGGGCATATGCAACTTCAGTCCCCTCGGATCTGTGCTTAATATAATGCTTATTCACTTTGAGTATGTCCAAAATCTAGCCACAATGAGTTGGATGGAATCCAATGATACCCCTGCCTAAGAGCAGATAATACTCCATGTACACCATTCCTAGAACTGTCTGGGAAAGCGGCATTGATCTTTTCAGCAATCTCATTCCAATACTCCACTAGAGATGTTCTGGGGTCTCTTGGTGTTTCTTCAACATGTTTGATGAGGAACGCCTTCTCCTCAGATGTCCAGCCCAGGTTCCTGCGTGTTTTGTCTTCCTACATAAGCATACAGACAAATTGGCACATGTTTGACAATTATTGCATAGTAGATTGAGAATTTAAATTATagtgtaaatattattaattcaCATCTTACTCTTTTAACTGGAATAAATTTGGGTGGACATAGGTACAAGGTTACAATTACATTTGAATATAAGCTCAGAACAGCTTTTAAAACCATGAAAGGGATAAGACACTGTGTCATCTATCAATTTCAAAGCAAGCATCAAGGGTGTCTCAATGATAATATGAATGCAATTTTGTGTTAATTAAACTCGCCTTCACCAATTTAGCCTTTAAAGGCTGTGTAGGGGTTTTTCCTGTGGGTGAGGAAAAATCACGCTTTCGTTTCTTTTCTGGTGTGTTAGCTGTCACAGGTGCGTATGAATGGTCACCGGAAAAGAAAGACGCAATTCGTTCGTGCTTTTTTTTAGGTGTTTCTTTTAGGCAATAACTATGTTCTAGGAGCTGAAAAAAATAACGATAAACCATATATCATATAACTCCCACACAGGCGTATCACAAAGACGGCATATTTTTATGTTTCTGGCCATTTTTCCATTACATGTggattaaatattttatgttaaagcatcaatatttgtgtgcagaaacacaatataatattataaactcTGTTAAAGTGCTCTAAAATAAACGTAAAAAGTCATTTGCATGAAACGCTCGCATTaataatttctttaatatttaaataataactttagtTTAAGCAAATAATTCCTTCAGacattataaacattggattatcCGAATTGTTGGTTTCATCCGAAATATGGCTAGGTATTCTTGTAGTATTTTCTGCATGAAATCGGGCAGATCACAACAAATGGAAGACACTGACGTATTTGTTATATAAGActgtcttcatttttttcaatatatagaaATGATCATTTGATTCAAAGAATCAACCTTACCTTAAACCGTCCACTGGCTGCCGCCATTATTGGTATTTGCCTGACCCTGTTACGTAGTGAAAGGGGAAGGAACTCCAGACAACGCGTTCGTTTGATTGTAAATTGTTGTGTAGGTTATACTGcacacttaaactttaaatagttgcagaagttaattttgtaaatgtaattatatTCATCCCCTTTATGATctataactttaaatatttactttttaagcAGTAAACGATATTGTTAGTCAGCGTCTTTGAAAAGGACCGCCATGTAAAGTTCAGGCGCGAACTATTTTTCGTCTGTAAGCTAGGTCTCGGCGTCTGATCagtattaacattattgttttta from Dreissena polymorpha isolate Duluth1 chromosome 5, UMN_Dpol_1.0, whole genome shotgun sequence harbors:
- the LOC127832304 gene encoding uncharacterized protein LOC127832304 isoform X1, giving the protein MAAASGRFKLLEHSYCLKETPKKKHERIASFFSGDHSYAPVTANTPEKKRKRDFSSPTGKTPTQPLKAKLVKEDKTRRNLGWTSEEKAFLIKHVEETPRDPRTSLVEYWNEIAEKINAAFPDSSRNGVHGVLSALRQGYHWIPSNSLWLDFGHTQSE
- the LOC127832304 gene encoding uncharacterized protein LOC127832304 isoform X3; amino-acid sequence: MAAASGRFKLLEHSYCLKETPKKKHERIASFFSGDHSYAPVTANTPEKKRKRDFSSPTGKTPTQPLKAKLEDKTRRNLGWTSEEKAFLIKHVEETPRDPRTSLVEYWNEIAEKINAAFPDSSRNGVHGVLSALRQGYHWIPSNSLWLDFGHTQSE
- the LOC127832304 gene encoding uncharacterized protein LOC127832304 isoform X2, whose protein sequence is MAAASGRFKLLEHSYCLKETPKKKHERIASFFSGDHSYAPVTANTPEKKRKRDFSSPTGKTPTQPLKAKLVKANKTRRNLGWTSEEKAFLIKHVEETPRDPRTSLVEYWNEIAEKINAAFPDSSRNGVHGVLSALRQGYHWIPSNSLWLDFGHTQSE